The stretch of DNA TCCGTATCATCAGCATTATTGTCCGGTTCTTTGAAAGAGGTAGTTTCTTCAGACTGCCAAGCATTTTCCATACCGGCAGAATCAGTTTTTTTCAGCGTCCTGCCTGATCTCATACTCTGAAAGCCGGCTGAGGAAATAATCAGGAGATATTCTTCCGTCTCTTCTGAAAACCGTGGCGTCCTTAAGAAGTCCGGCAAATTCCGTGTACTCATCCGGTATGTATTTTTCAATGATGAGCGAAGAATCCGAATCAGGATCGGCCATCATAAAGCACTCATCCTCCGGTACTCCGGAAACGTCAAAATAGTCCCTGCCGCTTATCGCATAAAAGAGCCTCAGACCGAGAGACCAGACCTCAGAGGCTTCCGTATGCTCTTCACCGAACATAAACTCCTGCGGGTCTTTATAAATACGGGAATTTTCTTCCCCTGTTATCATCTGGCTGAATTTTTTCCCCATAATGCATCACCTAAATCTCAAAACTTACCTCAATACTCCTGTTATGATCGTTAAGATCCTCAGCAGTTACCGTAAGCACGCCCTGACTGTCGAAGCGGAATACCGTTTCTATCTTCTGCTTACCGGTATCCATCGGATTTATATCATTGAATACAAACTCTCCGGCCTTCCTGTATTCGAGATTGCCGAAGTCCTCCGGATCGCCGCTGTACTCATAGACCTCAAACCTGAGCTCGGTTTCAAATCTTCCTGTATTGGTGTAAACATGTCTTACCTCAAAATCATCGTCAACGTCAGTTCCCGCCGGAATGACCGGATCCATGTACTTTCCGTTTCTGCCGGTGCAGATCATTCCCAGCGAATTCAAGAGCTTGTTTACAATGTGGATATTCTCATCGCACGCCTTTATGGCTGCGCCCCTTGCAATCACTGTAAGGCAGCTGTCACCCGTGCATACATCAGAGGCAGATACAAAAGTACTGCCCTCAAAAGTGGATGCGATAAACTGCTTAAGGTACGGGTCTGCGCTCATACCGCCGACAAATATAACATGATCGATCTTTCGCTCCATTACCTCATCGGATACGATCAGCGAAGTAAGTTTCTCGTATATCTCATCAGCCGCCGAAAGATATTCATCATAGCCTATATCTGCACGGAAATGTCCTCCGCGGCTGCAGTTTTCTCTTTTTTCACAGACAGCACAGACCTCATCAAGATCCATTACCGCCCTTTCTGAAGGGGAGGCGTACAGCATCTTTTTAAGCTTTTCAGATGCTTCCTCTATCACTCTTCTTGTTTTTTTTCTTGCCGCACCGAAAACGGCCTCCTCATCGGTCAGATCCTGGCCAGAGCAGTCTCTCAGCTGTTCGAGAAGAAGCGAGGAAATGACTCTGTCAAGGTCACGTCCGCCGAGATGACGGTTTCCGTCTGCGACAGAAACAACAAAACCGGTCACACCGCTCCTACCTGTAAGCTCAACAAGGGCAGCATCCACCGTGCCACCGCCGAAGTCTATGACGTAGACGGTGTCTCCGGGTCTGAAACTGTCGTCATTGAAGGCAAGAGCAGCCGCAACCGGTTCTTTGATTATTTCTATCATTCCAATGCCTGCACGTTTGAGCGCAGACGCAGTACGGCGTATCTGGTCCTCGCCGAATTTGGCAGGAACAGTGACTACCGCATCAAATTTCTTTTCATCAGGGAAGCGTTCAGACAGAGTCATCCTTACTTTTTTCAGGATCTCAAAAGCGATATCTTCAGCTCTGTATCTTCTGCCTTCCTTTTCCCAGGTCTTTTTTCTGTCGTCCATGTATATCTTTGACTGGCAGACAAATGATGAGGGATCTTCAGAAGCACGCACTTCGGCCTCGCTTCCGACGATCACTTTTCCCCTGTCAAAAAACACACATGACGGAAGAAAAGTTCTTCCGTCATCGAACTCAAGAAATTCAATATTTCCGTATATATTCATCCATCCGGCCACCGTATTGGTGGTGCCGAGGTCTATACCGATTTTCATGATCCATTATCCCCTTAAACGCATTATTATGTGAATGAAACGCCATACTACATAAACGATCACACAAGCAATAATGATGTTTAAAGATGATGTTACCAGAATCGCAAAAATATCGGAAAAGCATTCTGACACTGTAAAACCGGAAAACGAACTGAGCTTGTGCTTCATAAAAAACAATACTGTCATCATGAATGAGATTCCTGCGACAGAATTGAAGTTGAACCCGATGTGCGTTCTGAGTCTGTTGGCATAAACCAGAAGAGACGTGAAAACAAAAGCTATGCTGAACATACTTGCAGCAGCAGTTGCCGAACCGATAAATTCAGTCAGTATATGACGTATTGATTCAAGTATCTCTCCGGACTTTGCCGGCTCAATGAAGTACATGAACACCGAGTAGAAAAAGTACAGTACGAAAACTGTTACC from Ruminococcus sp. HUN007 encodes:
- a CDS encoding Hsp70 family protein, which translates into the protein MKIGIDLGTTNTVAGWMNIYGNIEFLEFDDGRTFLPSCVFFDRGKVIVGSEAEVRASEDPSSFVCQSKIYMDDRKKTWEKEGRRYRAEDIAFEILKKVRMTLSERFPDEKKFDAVVTVPAKFGEDQIRRTASALKRAGIGMIEIIKEPVAAALAFNDDSFRPGDTVYVIDFGGGTVDAALVELTGRSGVTGFVVSVADGNRHLGGRDLDRVISSLLLEQLRDCSGQDLTDEEAVFGAARKKTRRVIEEASEKLKKMLYASPSERAVMDLDEVCAVCEKRENCSRGGHFRADIGYDEYLSAADEIYEKLTSLIVSDEVMERKIDHVIFVGGMSADPYLKQFIASTFEGSTFVSASDVCTGDSCLTVIARGAAIKACDENIHIVNKLLNSLGMICTGRNGKYMDPVIPAGTDVDDDFEVRHVYTNTGRFETELRFEVYEYSGDPEDFGNLEYRKAGEFVFNDINPMDTGKQKIETVFRFDSQGVLTVTAEDLNDHNRSIEVSFEI